Proteins encoded within one genomic window of Brachybacterium avium:
- a CDS encoding thymidine kinase codes for MAKLHFKYGAMNSGKSDTLIKTAYNYDERGLATLTVKPALDTKGEDWVVARGGARRRVDVLAVIGDDLRALVGSTADDGGLRPLHCVLVDEAQFLEPHQIDDLFRIAKLDGVSVICYGLRTDFRTAMFPGAARLFELADNIEKLPTMCRCGSQAEFNCRAVDGRFVFEGAQVAIDGEAVTYMSLCGSCFMQEQERAGVTVLG; via the coding sequence ATGGCCAAGCTGCATTTCAAGTACGGAGCGATGAACTCCGGGAAGTCCGACACCCTGATCAAGACCGCCTACAACTACGACGAGCGGGGGCTGGCCACCCTGACCGTGAAACCGGCGCTGGATACGAAGGGGGAGGACTGGGTGGTCGCCCGCGGAGGTGCGCGGCGGCGGGTGGATGTGCTCGCGGTCATCGGCGATGACCTGCGCGCCCTCGTCGGCTCCACGGCCGATGACGGCGGACTGCGCCCGCTGCACTGCGTCCTGGTCGATGAGGCGCAGTTCCTCGAGCCGCACCAGATCGACGATCTCTTCCGGATCGCGAAGCTCGATGGGGTCTCGGTCATCTGCTACGGGCTGCGCACCGATTTCCGCACCGCGATGTTCCCCGGCGCCGCGCGCCTGTTCGAACTCGCGGACAACATCGAGAAGCTGCCGACCATGTGTCGCTGCGGCTCGCAGGCCGAGTTCAACTGCCGCGCCGTCGACGGCCGCTTCGTCTTCGAAGGAGCGCAGGTCGCGATCGACGGCGAAGCAGTGACCTACATGTCGCTGTGCGGCTCGTGCTTCATGCAGGAGCAGGAACGCGCCGGGGTCACCGTCCTGGGGTGA
- a CDS encoding GNAT family N-acetyltransferase, protein MPVRDLTAADFLSYRTMASGAFGGGVDPASPAAPQDFSPGQIPLGIDASTLPGGPRGVIAAGARIRRDQVVLGGGVAGCGGVAGLAVHPAYRGEGLFGTLLTAVIARCGVEGMALSMLYPSNPSIYRRYGYQVVARGQSLIVPLVDLQRIPAVPGRRLVPVTAESMPRLRRLHHQLTAGDNLMLRREPPLFPEAMPAHPWSALLLEDESGTAHGYMSWTRRPGDADGVGLEVHELLGRSRSDRQALLRSLGSWSTVSEQVRLRLRTEDPVLDVLPGGGARPDPSPQPLVMMRVIDTEATLRARRAPAGLDGTLRLVVEDDTVPAGTCRAGGTYLVSAHHGDVTAAAEDVPAGAAPTDVLGTCRLDIHSASLLLVGGRTLADARRLGLRAEAEPAGESFLDALLAGPRPSVLDAF, encoded by the coding sequence ATGCCCGTTCGAGATCTCACCGCCGCGGACTTCCTCAGCTATCGGACCATGGCCTCCGGCGCTTTCGGTGGAGGGGTCGACCCGGCCTCCCCCGCCGCTCCCCAGGATTTCTCCCCCGGCCAGATCCCGCTGGGCATCGATGCCTCGACGCTGCCGGGCGGGCCGCGCGGCGTGATCGCCGCAGGCGCCCGGATCCGCCGCGACCAGGTGGTGCTGGGCGGTGGGGTCGCCGGCTGCGGCGGTGTCGCGGGACTGGCGGTCCATCCTGCGTATCGCGGGGAGGGTCTGTTCGGGACGCTGCTGACCGCCGTCATCGCCCGCTGCGGTGTCGAGGGAATGGCGCTGTCGATGCTGTATCCCTCGAACCCGTCGATCTATCGCCGCTACGGCTACCAGGTGGTCGCGCGGGGGCAGTCGCTGATCGTGCCGCTGGTGGATCTGCAGCGGATCCCCGCAGTCCCGGGCCGGCGCCTCGTCCCCGTCACCGCCGAGTCGATGCCGCGGCTGCGCCGCCTCCATCACCAGCTGACCGCCGGCGACAACCTGATGCTGCGCCGCGAGCCGCCGCTGTTCCCCGAGGCCATGCCCGCCCATCCCTGGTCCGCGCTGCTGCTCGAGGACGAGTCCGGCACCGCGCACGGCTATATGTCCTGGACGCGCCGCCCCGGCGACGCGGACGGCGTCGGCCTCGAGGTGCACGAGCTCCTCGGCCGCTCCCGCTCGGACCGGCAGGCGCTGCTGCGCTCCCTGGGCTCCTGGTCCACGGTGAGCGAGCAGGTGCGGCTGCGGCTGCGCACCGAGGATCCCGTCCTGGACGTGCTTCCCGGCGGCGGGGCCCGTCCCGATCCGTCACCGCAACCGCTGGTGATGATGCGGGTGATCGACACGGAAGCGACCCTGCGCGCCCGCCGCGCCCCTGCCGGCCTGGACGGCACGCTCCGGCTCGTCGTCGAGGACGACACCGTCCCCGCGGGCACCTGCCGCGCCGGGGGCACCTACCTGGTCTCCGCGCACCACGGCGACGTCACTGCGGCGGCGGAGGACGTTCCTGCGGGCGCAGCACCGACGGATGTGCTGGGCACCTGCCGGTTGGACATCCACTCCGCCTCGCTCCTGCTCGTCGGAGGCCGCACTCTCGCCGACGCCCGCCGTCTGGGCCTGCGCGCCGAGGCGGAGCCGGCGGGCGAGTCCTTCCTGGACGCGCTGCTGGCCGGTCCTCGGCCCAGCGTCCTGGACGCCTTCTGA